The following proteins come from a genomic window of Sorghum bicolor cultivar BTx623 chromosome 3, Sorghum_bicolor_NCBIv3, whole genome shotgun sequence:
- the LOC8062149 gene encoding UDP-glycosyltransferase 88F3 — MGSVVVLYTWMVRGHLHPMAQLADRLAGHGVPITMAIADVPSSSDSHQTVARLSATYPSVSFHLLQPTTARSGDKADPDADPFITLIADLRATNPALLAFVRSLPSVKALVLDFFCGCALDAAAELGLPAYLFFTSGASPLAAYLHIPVMRSDVSFGDMGRSLLHFPGVHPVPASDLPEVLLGPHNEQYKATIDLFEQLPRAKGVLANTFEWLEPRAVRAIEEGSPRPGGEPVPRLFCVGPLVGEERGGDGNAKAKHECLTWLDARPARSVVFLCFGSASSVPAGQLREIAVGLERSGHAFLWAVRAPVAPDADSTKRFEGRGEAALEALLPDGFLDRTRGRGLVVPTWAPQVEVLRHPATGAFVTHCGWNSTLEAVTAGVPMVCWPMYAEQRLNKVFVAEGMKLGVVMEGYDEAMVKAEEVEAKVRLVMESQQGKELRDRVAVAKDEAAAALETAGSSKAALVDFIIDMEISTRQ, encoded by the coding sequence ATGGGCAGCGTCGTGGTCCTGTACACATGGATGGTCCGGGGCCACCTCCACCCGATGGCGCAGCTCGCCGACCGCTTGGCGGGCCACGGCGTTCCCATCACCATGGCCATTGCCGACGTCCCGTCGTCCAGCGACTCCCATCAAACCGTGGCCCGTCTCTCCGCCACCTACCCTTCCGTCTCCTTCCATCTCCTCCAGCCGACAACCGCCCGTTCCGGGGACAAGGCCGACCCCGACGCCGACCCCTTCATCACGCTCATCGCCGACCTCCGCGCCACCAACCCCGCGCTCCTCGCGTTCGTGAGGTCCCTCCCGTCCGTGAAGGCGCTCGTGCTCGACTTCTTCTGCGGGTGCGCGCTCGACGCCGCCGCGGAGCTCGGACTCCCGGCCTACCTGTTCTTCACGTCCGGCGCGTCCCCGCTCGCTGCCTATCTGCACATCCCCGTCATGCGCTCCGACGTCTCCTTCGGGGACATGGGACGCTCGTTGCTGCACTTCCCCGGAGTGCACCCGGTTCCTGCCTCGGACTTGCCTGAGGTCCTGCTTGGTCCTCACAACGAGCAGTACAAGGCAACCATTGATCTCTTCGAGCAGCTCCCCAGAGCGAAGGGCGTACTAGCCAACACGTTCGAGTGGTTGGAGCCCCGCGCCGTGAGGGCAATCGAGGAGGGCAGCCCCCGCCCCGGCGGCGAGCCAGTGCCGAGGCTGTTCTGCGTCGGCCCGTTAGTGGGCGAGGAGAGGGGAGGAGACGGGAACGCGAAGGCGAAGCACGAGTGCTTGACGTGGCTGGACGCGCGGCCGGCGCGGAGCGTGGTGTTCCTCTGCTTCGGGAGCGCTAGCTCGGTGCCGGCAGGGCAGCTGAGGGAGATCGCGGTGGGGCTGGAGAGAAGCGGGCACGCGTTCCTCTGGGCCGTGCGCGCGCCGGTCGCGCCCGACGCCGACTCGACGAAGCGGTTCGAGGGCCGCGGCGAGGCGGCGCTGGAGGCGCTGCTCCCGGATGGGTTCCTGGACAGGACGCGCGGGCGCGGGCTGGTGGTGCCGACGTGGGCGCCGCAGGTGGAGGTGCTGCGGCACCCGGCCACCGGAGCGTTCGTGACGCACTGCGGGTGGAACTCGACGCTGGAGGCGGTCACGGCGGGCGTGCCGATGGTGTGCTGGCCGATGTACGCGGAGCAGCGGCTGAACAAGGTGTTCGTCGCGGAGGGGATGAAGCTCGGGGTGGTGATGGAGGGTTACGACGAGGCCATGGtgaaggcggaggaggtggaggccaAGGTCAGGCTGGTCATGGAGTCCCAGCAGGGAAAGGAGCTCAGGGACAGGGTGGCCGTGGCGAAGGAtgaggccgccgccgcgctgGAGACCGCCGGATCGTCAAAGGCAGCGTTAGTTGACTTTATCATCGACATGGAAATTTCGACGCGTCAGTGA